One Methylosarcina fibrata AML-C10 DNA segment encodes these proteins:
- a CDS encoding S8 family peptidase, protein MTSSYPHLPLQREEPITEKRPGNPPRFKEPADPAEHAKNLGLQLKHTIQQTEKDIGGFDDRKLFRFQIEKGFNPDELRKISKEIEFVSQENDEIVVAFISHSALQSFEARLASIAKGETVTNKQIYYALHAMSGWTPNDRIGWSLKQEGFPETESFYLDLELWPIEDNPKERQLLLSRFESWLRENSIESPDSVKQPGLTIYRVRCDRNQAEKLLHHRDIRIVDLPPRFGLNLRHLGLDIQQFPIPPSPLPNAPGVVVLDSGLASGHPLLGPAVGDAQSFLPGHMAADETGHGTHVAGIALYGDLTKSIEAGSFTPELRLFSGRILDKNNENDGLIENHIDDAVRYFVDQYNCQVFNLSFGDSRKPYLGGHLRGLAYTLDRLSRELGVLFIVSAGNVLPGQMDGLAWKQNYPQYLVDDEWAIIDPATALNVLTIGSMARWEASLNAQRYSHDPAELPVAKTEQPSPFTRHGPSVGGAIKPELVAFGGNWALNARNGANHIIEQGLGELSTCLDFAQESLLGVKCGTSFAAPHIAHIAGKVLSEHPEASSNLIRALLVTHAAIPNASLDIFDDQDYVRKVLGYGHVDARALFKSLENEVNLIAEGAIENKRHHFYELLIPDDFVSSGKRVREIVVSLAHTPLVRSTRVAYKATRLYYQLIAASDLDHAVKMFSKATSEDDFKNIPELPKASVSWRRRSQGTVQSAMWQFKQINRNSKLKTDKLFVVVTRNDHPWGEAITNTSEEYSLVVCLRDRENQQAKLYSQIQSRLQQRQRARARG, encoded by the coding sequence ATGACATCAAGTTATCCACATTTGCCGCTGCAACGTGAAGAACCAATCACAGAGAAAAGGCCTGGTAATCCACCGCGTTTTAAAGAGCCTGCCGATCCGGCAGAACATGCAAAAAACCTTGGATTACAGCTAAAACACACAATCCAACAAACAGAGAAAGATATTGGTGGTTTTGATGACCGCAAACTGTTTCGTTTTCAGATAGAAAAAGGCTTCAATCCCGATGAACTCAGGAAGATTTCCAAAGAAATTGAATTCGTTAGTCAAGAGAACGACGAAATAGTGGTTGCCTTTATAAGCCACTCAGCTCTGCAATCATTCGAGGCCAGATTAGCATCAATAGCTAAAGGGGAAACCGTTACCAACAAACAAATCTATTACGCATTGCATGCGATGAGTGGATGGACTCCGAACGATAGAATCGGTTGGTCATTAAAACAGGAAGGATTCCCAGAAACGGAAAGCTTTTACCTCGACCTTGAACTTTGGCCAATTGAGGATAACCCCAAAGAGCGTCAGTTGCTTTTAAGTCGTTTCGAATCCTGGCTAAGAGAAAATAGCATCGAATCTCCTGACAGCGTTAAACAACCTGGCCTGACTATTTATCGTGTTCGTTGTGATCGTAATCAAGCAGAAAAATTGCTGCATCACCGCGATATACGGATCGTTGATTTACCGCCGCGTTTTGGCCTAAATTTGAGGCATCTCGGTTTAGATATTCAGCAGTTCCCCATCCCCCCTTCGCCATTACCCAATGCACCTGGGGTTGTGGTTTTAGATAGTGGACTGGCAAGCGGGCACCCGTTGTTGGGACCAGCGGTGGGCGATGCGCAAAGCTTTTTACCCGGTCACATGGCAGCAGATGAAACGGGGCATGGCACACATGTCGCAGGTATTGCTCTTTATGGCGACTTGACTAAGTCAATAGAGGCTGGCTCGTTTACTCCGGAATTACGTCTTTTTAGCGGCCGTATTCTGGATAAAAACAATGAAAATGATGGCCTGATAGAAAACCATATTGACGATGCTGTTCGATATTTTGTCGATCAATACAATTGTCAGGTTTTCAACCTGTCTTTCGGCGACAGCCGCAAGCCTTATCTGGGTGGACACTTACGCGGTTTGGCATATACCCTGGACAGGCTGTCGCGTGAATTAGGCGTTTTATTCATTGTATCGGCTGGTAATGTCCTGCCCGGACAGATGGATGGTCTGGCTTGGAAACAGAATTATCCCCAGTATTTAGTCGATGATGAGTGGGCGATTATCGATCCGGCCACAGCACTCAATGTGCTGACCATTGGCAGTATGGCTCGCTGGGAGGCTAGTCTGAATGCTCAGCGTTATAGTCATGACCCCGCTGAATTGCCCGTAGCTAAAACCGAACAACCATCACCGTTTACTCGTCATGGCCCTTCCGTTGGTGGCGCCATAAAGCCTGAGTTGGTCGCCTTCGGCGGCAACTGGGCCTTGAATGCTCGTAATGGCGCCAATCATATAATCGAACAGGGTTTAGGCGAGTTATCCACCTGTTTAGACTTTGCACAAGAAAGTCTACTCGGGGTTAAATGCGGCACAAGCTTTGCTGCTCCGCATATTGCCCATATAGCAGGGAAAGTGCTATCTGAGCATCCGGAAGCCAGCTCCAATTTAATACGTGCTTTATTGGTAACCCATGCTGCGATACCCAACGCTTCATTGGATATTTTTGATGATCAAGACTATGTCAGAAAAGTGTTGGGCTACGGTCACGTCGATGCACGGGCACTATTCAAATCATTGGAAAATGAAGTAAACCTGATTGCCGAAGGCGCGATCGAGAACAAGCGGCATCATTTTTACGAATTATTGATACCGGACGACTTTGTCTCATCAGGCAAACGGGTACGCGAAATAGTAGTCAGCCTAGCCCATACGCCGCTGGTTCGATCAACTCGCGTAGCCTATAAAGCTACTCGCTTGTATTATCAATTAATTGCTGCGTCGGATCTCGATCATGCGGTCAAAATGTTTAGCAAGGCAACCAGCGAGGATGACTTTAAAAATATACCAGAATTACCCAAAGCTAGTGTTAGTTGGAGACGTAGAAGCCAAGGTACGGTTCAAAGTGCAATGTGGCAATTTAAGCAAATCAACCGCAATTCCAAATTAAAAACCGATAAGCTCTTCGTAGTCGTTACTAGAAATGATCATCCTTGGGGTGAGGCTATTACCAATACATCCGAGGAATACTCGCTGGTTGTTTGTTTACGTGACCGTGAGAATCAGCAAGCCAAACTATACAGTCAAATTCAGAGTCGCTTACAACAACGTCAACGAGCAAGGGCAAGAGGTTAA
- a CDS encoding tetratricopeptide repeat protein translates to MIRLSNAADLHHALGLLRVRQGRTASALRELRAASTLAPENPRYAYVYAVALHSSGKFREALAVLKKAEAKHPSDPDLLGALVAMLREAGEDESALGYARKAAEALPDDEGMQRWVRELQGNK, encoded by the coding sequence TTGATCCGGTTGTCGAACGCGGCGGACCTGCACCATGCCTTGGGTCTGCTCCGGGTGCGCCAGGGCCGGACGGCTTCTGCGTTGCGGGAACTGAGGGCTGCGTCGACGCTCGCTCCCGAGAATCCCCGCTATGCATACGTCTATGCCGTGGCTTTGCATTCATCGGGTAAATTTCGCGAAGCGCTGGCGGTCTTGAAGAAGGCTGAAGCAAAACACCCTTCTGATCCCGATCTTCTCGGCGCGCTCGTTGCCATGCTGCGTGAAGCCGGAGAGGATGAGTCAGCGCTGGGCTACGCCAGGAAAGCTGCCGAAGCTTTGCCGGATGACGAGGGTATGCAACGGTGGGTGAGGGAATTGCAAGGAAATAAATAA
- a CDS encoding DUF3313 domain-containing protein: MKNDNTAEKFGMTAWAPFSAMAFAVLLNACTTTQKAPIDQTSANCGLLSDVCGQLTPGGKDQASLRYINPAAQWTRYSKVMIEPVTFWGGSSTSVSAADQQMLINYFSQQLREQLGKKFEIVDHPAPGTMKLTVAMTDAETATPVLRSVSMIVPQAHMLANLKYLASGTFPFVGGAQAEAKITDAVSGDLLAAVADKRIGGGSFTTGFQWQWGDAEHAIDEWCEKTAERLSSWTTGAATP; encoded by the coding sequence ATGAAGAATGATAACACTGCCGAAAAATTCGGAATGACAGCCTGGGCTCCTTTTTCGGCGATGGCTTTCGCCGTTCTGTTGAATGCGTGTACGACGACGCAGAAAGCGCCTATTGATCAGACCTCGGCCAATTGCGGCCTTTTGAGCGACGTCTGCGGACAACTGACCCCCGGCGGTAAGGATCAGGCGAGCCTGCGTTATATCAATCCGGCCGCACAATGGACCCGCTACAGCAAGGTCATGATCGAGCCGGTGACTTTTTGGGGCGGTTCTTCCACGTCGGTTTCGGCTGCCGACCAGCAAATGCTGATTAATTATTTTTCTCAACAGCTCAGAGAGCAGCTCGGCAAGAAATTTGAAATCGTCGATCATCCGGCTCCCGGAACGATGAAATTGACCGTGGCGATGACCGATGCCGAAACGGCCACGCCGGTGCTGCGCAGCGTATCGATGATCGTTCCTCAAGCGCACATGCTGGCCAATCTCAAGTATCTGGCTTCGGGCACCTTTCCTTTTGTCGGAGGCGCTCAAGCGGAAGCAAAAATCACCGATGCGGTTTCTGGCGATTTGTTGGCTGCGGTTGCCGATAAGCGCATCGGCGGCGGCAGTTTCACGACCGGATTTCAATGGCAGTGGGGCGACGCCGAACACGCCATTGACGAATGGTGCGAGAAAACCGCGGAACGTTTGTCTTCATGGACTACCGGAGCGGCGACCCCTTAG
- a CDS encoding response regulator transcription factor: protein MTNSGKTVIAIVDDEETILKGLERLLRSAGLAAKTFATGVDFLRSLENGTPDCLVLDLNMMPMNGLAVLDRLALSDRKLPVIVITGDDREEIHQAAVSRGIAAFLRKPVEDEALLDAIDKAIRPIEP, encoded by the coding sequence ATGACGAACAGTGGGAAGACAGTGATCGCCATCGTTGACGATGAAGAAACGATCTTGAAGGGGTTGGAACGGCTGTTGCGTTCCGCCGGACTTGCCGCGAAAACCTTTGCGACTGGGGTCGATTTCCTGCGGTCTCTGGAAAACGGCACACCGGACTGCCTGGTGCTGGATCTGAACATGATGCCGATGAACGGTCTTGCGGTGCTGGATCGGCTGGCGCTGTCCGACCGGAAACTGCCGGTGATCGTTATCACCGGAGACGACCGCGAGGAAATCCATCAAGCCGCGGTCAGCCGGGGCATTGCCGCATTTTTGCGGAAACCCGTGGAAGACGAGGCATTGCTGGACGCCATCGATAAGGCGATCCGTCCGATTGAACCGTAA
- a CDS encoding AAA family ATPase yields the protein MASGALLRQLIKSGSEGDSESFRRVSEKIIQEERDKQHHLLANDLEKILYGRRSSSEQAKRFVFSKLPEDKERGLALLQIKEPLRRIDDVVLSDENRSLLDEILEEHHRVETLKSHGLFPADRLLFCGPPGCGKTLSAEVVAAELSLPLAIVRIDSVVSSYLGETAANLRKVFDFIAAVPMVVLFDEFDALAKERADSAEHGELKRVVNAFLQLLDAYDGKSLLIAATNHEGILDSAIWRRFDEVLVFEAPNLEQLKRLLSIKLKGVRREFEIDNGKISGLLKGMSHADVERVLRRAIKEKVLSGKEFLTERHIQSAIRREDARRNRVSKQE from the coding sequence ATGGCTTCCGGGGCACTATTAAGACAACTTATTAAGTCAGGGTCAGAGGGCGACTCGGAATCTTTTCGTCGTGTTTCGGAAAAAATCATTCAGGAAGAACGGGATAAACAGCACCATCTTTTGGCCAACGACTTGGAAAAAATCCTTTACGGCCGACGCAGCTCTTCCGAACAAGCAAAGCGGTTTGTATTCTCGAAACTGCCTGAAGACAAAGAGCGCGGCTTGGCGCTATTGCAGATAAAGGAACCCTTACGCCGAATTGATGATGTGGTTTTGTCTGATGAAAATCGTTCTCTGTTGGACGAAATCCTAGAAGAGCATCATCGTGTAGAAACTCTTAAGTCGCATGGCTTATTTCCTGCGGACAGGCTACTTTTTTGCGGCCCCCCAGGCTGCGGCAAAACGCTATCGGCAGAAGTTGTAGCCGCAGAATTAAGTTTGCCTTTGGCAATTGTCCGAATCGACAGCGTTGTTTCTTCTTATCTGGGCGAGACCGCTGCAAACCTGCGTAAGGTGTTCGACTTTATCGCCGCTGTTCCTATGGTAGTTTTATTCGACGAGTTTGATGCATTGGCAAAAGAGCGTGCCGACAGTGCTGAACATGGCGAGTTAAAGCGCGTTGTGAATGCTTTTTTACAACTGTTGGACGCTTATGACGGTAAAAGTCTGTTAATCGCAGCCACCAATCATGAAGGTATTTTAGATTCCGCAATTTGGCGACGCTTTGACGAAGTGTTAGTTTTCGAAGCTCCCAATTTGGAACAGCTCAAACGCTTACTTAGCATCAAACTTAAAGGTGTACGGAGGGAATTCGAGATCGACAACGGCAAAATTTCTGGATTGCTCAAAGGAATGTCACATGCCGATGTCGAACGGGTTTTACGTCGTGCCATTAAAGAAAAAGTTTTATCAGGTAAGGAGTTTTTAACCGAACGTCACATTCAATCAGCCATCCGCCGTGAAGATGCAAGAAGGAATCGAGTTTCTAAACAGGAATAG
- a CDS encoding carbohydrate porin, translating into MRTMIPMAILATLAFGHGAQAADISSEGIYSGDLFSRPKLSGDWGGVRNEMAEHGVTLDLEATQVTQHVASGGYDGSLLSRFPGNRVSQRFPGLSETASDAMFNMLLKIDTGKAGLWPGGFLTVRGEGRVGDSLGLRPGSLMPVNGDALSPQVPKHANQDVLALTELNYAQFLSERFGIAFGLFNMADGDRNEFAGSLRSRSHFMNVGMRISPVIGAAVPLLTTLGVSALFLPTRNISGQIGLINAEETAGYDPFERDHGTTFLTEWQFKHALAGLPGKQTVGFVYGFDRKKLDFGADPRLQLSSLLTAGEAIKTNADTWALFYNAHQYLQGDAKGGWGPFLRAGVSDGHPNPVKWNVAFGFGGIGVGSWRSHDTWGVGGYALGASNEAVLNRLGIHDETGFEAFYNAAVTPWLQVTADVQYINSALTEAGLPALGPFPAVNLPGPKDAWVVGFRTRLDF; encoded by the coding sequence ATGCGTACGATGATACCCATGGCGATATTGGCCACGCTGGCGTTCGGTCACGGCGCGCAGGCCGCCGATATTTCGAGCGAGGGGATCTATTCCGGAGATCTTTTCTCGCGGCCCAAATTGTCCGGCGATTGGGGCGGGGTCCGCAACGAAATGGCCGAGCATGGCGTCACGCTGGATCTGGAGGCGACTCAGGTAACCCAGCACGTGGCCTCGGGCGGATATGACGGTTCGTTGTTGAGCCGGTTCCCCGGCAACCGGGTTAGCCAGCGCTTTCCCGGCTTGAGCGAAACGGCAAGCGATGCGATGTTCAATATGCTGCTGAAGATTGACACCGGCAAAGCCGGGCTTTGGCCGGGCGGCTTTCTGACGGTGCGGGGGGAGGGGCGAGTCGGCGATTCGCTCGGCCTTCGCCCCGGCAGCCTGATGCCGGTCAACGGCGATGCCCTGTCGCCGCAGGTGCCGAAGCATGCGAATCAGGACGTGCTGGCGCTGACCGAACTGAATTATGCCCAGTTTTTGTCGGAACGGTTCGGCATCGCCTTCGGCCTGTTCAATATGGCGGACGGCGATAGAAACGAATTCGCGGGATCTTTGCGCTCCCGTTCCCATTTCATGAACGTCGGCATGCGGATTTCGCCGGTGATCGGCGCGGCCGTGCCTTTGCTGACGACCCTGGGCGTTTCCGCCCTCTTCCTGCCGACCCGAAACATTAGCGGACAGATCGGATTGATCAATGCCGAGGAAACGGCGGGCTATGATCCTTTCGAGCGGGACCACGGCACGACTTTTCTGACCGAATGGCAATTCAAGCATGCTCTGGCCGGCCTGCCCGGCAAGCAAACGGTCGGCTTCGTTTATGGTTTCGACCGGAAAAAACTGGACTTCGGCGCCGATCCCCGGTTGCAGTTGTCTTCGCTGCTGACAGCGGGAGAGGCGATCAAAACCAATGCCGACACCTGGGCTCTCTTTTACAATGCTCACCAGTATCTTCAGGGCGATGCGAAAGGCGGCTGGGGGCCGTTCCTGCGTGCCGGCGTCTCGGACGGCCATCCGAACCCGGTTAAATGGAACGTCGCTTTCGGCTTCGGAGGTATCGGCGTGGGCTCGTGGCGGTCTCATGACACCTGGGGTGTCGGCGGTTACGCTTTGGGCGCCAGCAACGAAGCCGTGCTCAACCGGCTGGGAATTCACGACGAAACCGGCTTCGAAGCGTTTTACAATGCCGCGGTGACGCCCTGGCTGCAAGTGACCGCGGACGTTCAGTACATCAATTCCGCCCTGACCGAAGCGGGCCTGCCCGCTCTGGGCCCTTTTCCGGCCGTGAATCTGCCGGGTCCGAAGGATGCCTGGGTAGTGGGCTTCAGAACCCGTCTGGATTTTTGA
- a CDS encoding sensor histidine kinase yields MSWLTVIWSMVAAFSLTFALLHLFFWAKEIKPRANLSFAAAAFAASVITIMELMAMKTASPEQMAALLRWVHLPVLVLSVGIIYFVRGYLASGRWWLAVTAIGLRCLALILSLTTGQSLFFKKVLGLKRITVLDGETVSLPLGSLNPWYFVGPLSVLALAAFVLDGAFTLWRRGTDSDRRRAVLFSATIFFFLITAVGHTWLVNSGAIDSPYIAGFSFVPILLAMFYELSCDMLHSVQLTDQLRLSEAELRNNKQRMKLAARAADLRLWEWDIVRDRIWSTDGIRSLYGLLPYQEIGLDHFLNMLYEEDRERVRGEIARALANNGHYESEYRIRIPEGRLHWFNSRGRVEFGENHQPLRMLGVTINITRRKQAELEAQQLRHEMTHLSRALLLGELSGSLAHELNQPLTSILSNAQAAQRFLARDPADLAEVRNVLTDIVEEDRRAAEIIRRLRALLKKGEAQRSAIDLNKTVHDVLKLVHSDLVNHTTTVHLALDPTLPSVLADRIQIQQVLLNLVMNACKAMIQTDVKERWLLIATTWNNADKIHVSVADQGPGIPAEDRKTVFTPFFTTKANGMGLGLSICRTLIAAQGGTIWATQNLPHGTVFHFTLPIFPEKKA; encoded by the coding sequence TTGAGCTGGCTTACGGTAATCTGGTCGATGGTCGCGGCATTCTCCCTGACCTTTGCCCTGCTGCATCTTTTCTTCTGGGCCAAGGAAATCAAGCCGCGGGCGAATTTATCCTTTGCGGCGGCCGCCTTCGCCGCTTCCGTTATCACTATCATGGAACTGATGGCGATGAAGACGGCGTCTCCCGAACAGATGGCGGCCCTTCTCCGCTGGGTCCACCTGCCTGTTCTCGTGCTGAGCGTGGGAATCATTTACTTCGTCCGCGGCTACCTGGCCTCGGGGCGGTGGTGGCTTGCCGTGACGGCCATCGGTTTGCGTTGTCTGGCGTTGATTCTGAGTCTGACCACCGGACAGAGCCTGTTTTTTAAGAAAGTCCTCGGCCTTAAGCGTATAACGGTTCTGGACGGCGAAACAGTCTCACTCCCTCTCGGCTCACTCAATCCGTGGTATTTCGTCGGTCCGCTCAGCGTCCTGGCGCTCGCCGCATTCGTTCTGGACGGCGCCTTCACCTTATGGCGGCGTGGAACAGACAGCGACCGCCGTCGAGCCGTCCTGTTCAGTGCGACCATTTTCTTCTTCCTGATAACGGCAGTCGGCCATACCTGGCTTGTCAACTCAGGCGCGATCGATTCTCCCTATATCGCCGGCTTTTCCTTCGTGCCCATTCTTCTCGCGATGTTCTATGAGTTAAGCTGCGACATGCTGCATTCCGTGCAGCTTACCGACCAGTTGCGCTTGAGCGAAGCCGAATTGCGCAACAACAAGCAGCGGATGAAATTGGCGGCAAGAGCTGCGGATCTCAGGTTGTGGGAATGGGACATCGTGCGCGATCGCATCTGGAGCACCGATGGAATTCGAAGCCTGTACGGTCTTCTCCCCTACCAGGAAATCGGCCTGGATCATTTTCTGAACATGCTTTATGAAGAAGACCGCGAACGGGTCCGGGGTGAAATAGCCCGAGCGCTCGCCAATAACGGCCATTACGAAAGCGAGTACCGCATCCGGATACCGGAAGGGCGATTACACTGGTTCAACTCCAGAGGCCGCGTCGAGTTCGGCGAAAATCATCAACCGCTCCGAATGCTGGGCGTCACCATCAACATTACCCGGCGCAAACAGGCAGAACTCGAGGCACAGCAGCTACGTCACGAAATGACCCACCTTTCGCGCGCCCTGCTGCTGGGCGAACTGTCCGGTTCGCTGGCGCACGAACTGAATCAGCCGTTGACGTCCATCCTCAGCAACGCCCAGGCCGCGCAACGCTTTCTTGCCCGCGACCCGGCCGATCTGGCCGAAGTCCGGAATGTTCTCACCGACATCGTCGAGGAAGACCGGCGCGCCGCGGAGATCATCCGCCGCCTGCGCGCGCTGCTCAAGAAGGGCGAGGCTCAACGATCGGCCATCGATTTGAATAAAACGGTGCACGACGTTCTGAAGCTTGTGCACAGCGACCTGGTGAATCACACGACGACCGTCCATCTCGCTCTCGATCCGACGCTTCCCTCCGTTCTGGCCGACCGCATACAAATCCAGCAAGTGCTGCTCAACCTGGTCATGAACGCCTGCAAAGCAATGATTCAAACCGACGTGAAAGAACGTTGGCTGCTCATCGCCACGACCTGGAACAACGCAGACAAAATCCATGTCTCCGTTGCCGACCAAGGACCGGGCATTCCCGCTGAAGACAGAAAAACCGTCTTTACGCCGTTTTTTACCACCAAGGCGAACGGCATGGGCTTGGGGCTCTCCATTTGCCGCACCCTCATTGCCGCTCAAGGCGGAACCATCTGGGCCACGCAGAATCTTCCTCACGGCACCGTCTTTCACTTCACGCTGCCGATTTTTCCGGAAAAAAAGGCATGA
- a CDS encoding response regulator transcription factor encodes MKPSVPTVFVVDDDFLILKALTRLFRSVDMEAAPFASPREFLDQFDPGAPGCLVLDLEMPGFGGIELQQELAALGSELPVIFLTGHGSIPASVQAMKQGAVDFLTKPVHDGDLLEAVRAALEKDRMNRRARNELAEIREKLALLTPREREVLSHVVSGRLNKQIAADLGTVEKTIKVHRAHLMSKLAVRTVADLVRLAERAGITPAHKK; translated from the coding sequence ATGAAACCATCCGTTCCCACCGTCTTTGTCGTCGACGACGATTTCCTCATTTTGAAAGCTCTGACCCGTCTTTTCCGCTCCGTGGATATGGAGGCCGCCCCTTTCGCCTCGCCTAGGGAATTCCTTGACCAATTCGACCCCGGCGCACCCGGCTGCCTGGTGCTCGACCTCGAAATGCCGGGCTTCGGCGGCATCGAGCTGCAACAGGAACTGGCGGCTCTGGGCAGTGAATTACCGGTGATCTTTCTCACCGGTCACGGCAGTATTCCGGCCAGCGTACAAGCGATGAAACAAGGCGCCGTCGATTTTCTGACCAAACCGGTGCATGACGGCGACTTGCTTGAAGCGGTCCGGGCCGCCCTCGAAAAGGACCGTATGAACCGAAGGGCGCGCAACGAACTGGCCGAGATCCGGGAAAAACTGGCCCTGCTCACCCCGCGTGAACGGGAAGTGCTGAGCCATGTGGTTTCCGGCAGGCTCAACAAACAAATCGCCGCGGATCTTGGCACCGTCGAAAAAACGATCAAAGTCCACCGCGCCCATTTGATGAGCAAACTGGCGGTGCGCACGGTGGCCGACCTGGTGCGTCTGGCGGAGCGCGCCGGCATTACGCCGGCTCACAAGAAGTAG
- a CDS encoding SpoIIAA family protein, translating into MTIESIKTLDSEHWIRIGGQLTVGDFHKLQRLGESSLERFGRFRILIELDGFQGWSREPGWEDTFFLSEDELQRVRIAMVGDEKWKDDALMFMGKPIRKTAIEFFPASRLAEAKVWLAEGSVQSLFLE; encoded by the coding sequence ATGACCATTGAATCTATTAAAACGCTTGACAGCGAGCACTGGATCCGAATCGGCGGGCAGCTTACCGTCGGCGACTTTCACAAGCTTCAACGCCTGGGCGAGTCGAGTCTGGAACGGTTCGGCCGGTTCCGGATATTGATCGAGCTGGACGGATTTCAGGGCTGGAGCCGGGAACCCGGCTGGGAAGATACGTTCTTTTTATCGGAGGACGAGCTGCAACGCGTCAGGATCGCCATGGTCGGGGACGAGAAATGGAAAGACGACGCGTTGATGTTTATGGGAAAACCGATACGGAAAACGGCTATCGAGTTCTTTCCGGCCTCCCGGCTTGCCGAGGCGAAAGTCTGGTTAGCCGAAGGCAGCGTTCAGTCCCTTTTTCTTGAATAG